In Carassius carassius chromosome 14, fCarCar2.1, whole genome shotgun sequence, the genomic stretch TCCAAATGTCAGTGCTGAAGCACCTTTTGAGTGAGACTGTATCATGTTCACACAGTCTCTAACCAAAGGAAATGGGAGTGAAGATAACTGCTGTGTGCTTTTGTGTGTCTTTACAGCTGGTTTCATTTGGGGGGTAATGTGTGAATTTAAACCTTTCATTTCTTTCCATTGAGTCAGAACTtgtatacaaaatgtattttacccaatgtatttgaggaaaaaaaaaaggaaaaacaaaactgtacattgtttttgaaaaaggtatttatttaaatcattcaTCTCTCTAGTTTATTGTCTTTCTTGATGGTTTTTTCCCCACTGTCACCCTTAGCTCACTAGCTATATATATgccattattttatgtaaaactgCTTTTTAATTATACTTATGAAGAGAATTATACGAATAAATATGAATTGAACTAAATATATTTCTCCTAAATTTTAACATGAGATTTTAACTTTTACACAaagtataacattttttttcagataatatttaaataattgtttgctGTAGTACTGACAAGTTAAAGCTAATATGCTCTCTGTAAGGTTTTTCATACATAGAACGCTATATATCGCTTAAAGTGTTATAttctatatttaaatttaatgaagTTTGCTTTAGGAATGTGACTTTTGCCATTTCCCTTTCAATAGCAgtattaacatttttctttaaaaataaataatacaataagtaATTTAATGCCAATATAACACAAAGTATAGTGTTAAAATTTTACATTAATcaatattcattaattaattatgccATTACATCCATGATGTGGAAACACATCATGACAATCTGTGACAAGGAATCatgacatatactgtacattatgaaTCAATATATAACTTTGAAATTCACACAGAATTCCTACAATTCATTGCAATAATGTACAGTTCTCCAAACACCTAGAGCCATTTGTTATATACTTCAGTTTAGTTTTCCTCTACACACTGACTTCCTGATAAGAGATAGCAGAGGGGCACAATTGTAACAATCATGAAAACTGTTGTTACTGATAAGGGCACCAGGACAAACAGGAAGTTTGTAGATGTAGATGTTTGTAATTATCTAGCAGCAGAAGAACATGGGCCAAGTGGTGAAGCAATGTATGAACTGAAATCATTGCAGGTATAGTTTGATTAAACAGTTATCATCATGTGATGGTACACTTTTGGAAATGGTTTCAAATGCAGTGTGAATATGAGTAATCCATAGTCAACGATAGAGCAACAAAACTGGTCAGCAGCTTTGAATCATTTATAATGTGTGCTGGAAGTAAAACTAATACAGATCACAAAATCAATCATTACTGTGGTGATATGGCTTTTGGTTACCGCCCCGGACTTTTAATAAATGTTGTATGATCTCTTTTATTCTAATCTGGaaacctattttttatttatttgtcttttttttaaatgaactctaGACATACAACTACTTTGCTTTCTCTTTGTCGATTCATGTCTAGGGCAATAATGACAGAATCATTGTAAGTTTCTGCTTGAGCTGCagactatttattttatatcccCGAAGATTGTTTCTGTCCATTCGATGGCGCTAGTGCTCCTTTGCAGTACACTGCCAGATTATACAAATCTCAATTCACATTTTAACTAAATGAACCCCCTTGTGACTatctaaataatttaaaaacgtgTTTTGATCATCAATCTGTCTTTTTTCAGCCACTTTTAGGCATAAGCGTTATTAGCAGTTGTTGATCATATTAAAACGAAACAAATAGCTATCACACTGACCGAACACTGACTCATAAACACATATTAATGAAATTGGACTCAATTTCAACTCAAAACCTTGCGATccataaatcattttttaaaacgGCATAATCTGGGCAACTGCACGTCAGTTCACTGAAAATCCATTcttcatacatattttacattcaCGACAATATCTTAATAattaataagaaagaaagaaagaaaaaaagaaaactgttccTCCTCTCCAGTCGATGGCGATAATGCTTCCTCTCAAACTGTCAAAATttgaaagagaagaagaaaccTCGGAACAAACAAAGTAACGCATTAATTTTAGTAGGATCATTCACAGTACAGGTAAGATAAttctatattatttgttttaaaatgaacgaaaatttaggggggggggggcatatttCATTTCGcataaatttaaatgcatattgttACAGTTAATATTCTATGCCATAGTAAATAAAGCTCTAAACACTTCCGTAAACACACAAATGCCTTAAATATTTCCTCACTGGCTGCCCGCAGTCATTGAGTAAAGGTCAGTAATCTGGAAATCTCGTTTTATCAAGGTCGAGGCGTGCGGGTAATCGAGAAATTTGCTGTGAGTTTCTGTGCCACTATATAATTCTGTGTCTAAACTTTTCGGCTAGCAAAGGGAGATACTAtttatctaatgttttttttttatgtaaagtaaATGCAAAATCTGATATGCATGTAAATTTACATGTATAACTTAAATCGTTATCTAGATTTGAAATGTTGTTTGCTTACAAAACATGATAATGACGAGAAAGGTGTAATAAGATTTAATAAACACAGTCTTTAGCTTGCAGTGTAATTATTTGTAATGTCATGCTTGATTTGAAGGTCATGGCTGAGGTGCAGATTCGTCTCTATCAGGAGGAAGATCATGAAGAAGTAAAGGAGGTTTTTACTCTCGGGATGAGCGAGCACATCCCATCGTCCTGCATGCACGTTCTCAAACAGCCCCTAGCGCAGATGTTTCTGGGGTGTGTGTTTTGCGCTTTGCTGACCAGCTCGATGTCCATTCTGTTACCTGTGTTAGCGGTCACGCTGCTTTTGGCCGCAGGCAGGCAGAGTGTGAGTTATATGTTCACTAAGTACATCCAGACCTGCCTTGAGCAAGATCTCAGCCACATTAAGCAGACCTACCTGGATCCACCTAACGCCTGCTTCTGGGTGGCTGAGAGCCAGGGTCGTGTCGTGGGTACAGTAGCGTGTCTGCCTGCCGAGAAAGACCAGAACTTCCTGGAACTGAAGCGGATGTCAGTTAAAAAGACTCACCGTGGACAAGGCATCGCCAAAGTGCTCTGCCGTACGGTGGCTGACTTCGCTCGTGAGCGTGGTTTTCGAGGAGTACTGCTTCACACGTCGGTGGTCCAGACAGATGCACAGAAGCTCTATGAGCACATGGGCTACCAGAAGATCAGTGAATTTAGTGCTCCGGATGCGATTGCCAAGCTGACTAACTTCAGATTGATGGAGTACCAGCTCATCCTCAAACAGCATTGCAACTGAGATTGAGATATCCATCTAATGAAGCACACCACTATCATCATTTGTCTGTTTCTTCTTCAAATCATCAACCTTTAAAAGAAGGAAACTTTTCTTTTATAAGAAatggttcattaaaaaaaaaaaggctgattTGGGATTGTTCACCCATAAATTAAAATtcagtaatcatttactcaccatttgcatgtcattccaaacctgtatttctTTTGTTTATCTTTGATTTCATGAAAGATTTCGTTGTTTGGTTTTGGAGATTGACCAAAGTTGTATGGATTTGGAAATACATGATGATGAGTAAGTGGTGACAGAATATACATTTCTGGGTAAATGATCCATTTAAAAACCTTGAATAAAAGGTCCAGATCTTTTCTTCTCACCACTGAAACAGAAGCATTTCTGTAGTCTGTAGCCCTTGAGATTATGTTGCTTCAGAtcgtttctatttatttattcatagccTGTCCATTTCTATGACTCTGAAAAACAGTTGATTCCTGTAAGTCAAGTATTTGCATTTTGTCGATGAGAGGCATGAGATGTAAATTCTTAGAAATTTTCATATGGTGCTCATGGTGTTACATTTCCCCCTCCGGGGCATTGAAGTTGATTACAATGGCAGTGAGAATGTGAAAATTTATAATCGATGTTAATAGTTTAAGCTTATTAGCAAAATAACAGAATCATCATCACTAATTTTACTATGTAGATGATTATTTTCTATTCTCTGTTTTTAATATAGCAAAGAATGTAAAATGTGATTGTCCTGTGATTGAATGTTTTAATAACTCTAATAATGAATAATCTGGATTCAGTAACTAATAGCATCTGTATAAAGTCGTTTGTTCTAATAAAACCAAATGTTTTTTCTTGTAATaacttaaatacataaaaactttATGAACTGCTTCCATGTTTTGattataaacattattaatgCATAGATTGGTTAGAGTTCTCATCCTGACTTGCTTTGTGTTCAGGTTTGATTAACTCTGTGAGTACCATCAGTggtctgaagatcatgtgatttCCTATGGGAAGTTTCACACTCTGTcctctgaattgaaaaatcatcTAATGACGTAGCtcaaatatttaattatcttatgtaataatgtaatactgAATAACTGCATTTCTCGACAACATTTAGCACTGTGGGCTGTGAATAACAGTTCAAGCAGGAGAAGCCTGTGTAacgaaaagctttaaaaaaactatatatttacatttatgcatttagcagacgcttttatccaaagcgacttacaaatgaggacaatggatgcaatcaaaaacaacaaaaagagcaatgatatataagtgctataacaagtctcagttagcttaaagtacacgtagcaagggcttttaaataatataaaatagaaaacagaataGGAAAAgcatagagcaagctagtgttagaggtcatttatttcaataattttataataaatgaaaagaaaattgatagaatacaaaaagattagaaaggtgagtgctaaagttagagggtcaaataaatatggaagagatgtgttttaagcagattcttgaagatggctaaggctAAGGTTGAGttagggaggtcattccaccaggagggaacatttaatttaaaagtccgtaaaagtcactgtgcttctttgggatggcataatcaagcgatgttcacttcTAGAGGACACaaaagtctgaagtaatacagttaggtaaaggggtgcagagccagtggtggttttgtatgcaaacatcaatgccttgaattttatgcgagcagctattggtagccaatatatatttaatattttatatatattatatatttatataatataaatatataacatatatcaatatatatttgatataacaATGCATTTTGTTATGCATTTAGGTGCATTCGTATTATTTCTAAAATGTTCTCAGACTAAAAAGGcactttattgtaataaatatctTCTGCTTTTCTCACAATCCCATTTGAATCTCAGTCCTAAAGCCTTGATGCTGTGGTATCAGATCCGTGAGTCTCAGGATGCAGATTATTCTGCTGTGAGGACGATATACTTCACTGGGGTCAGATAGCATGTTTGAACGGTATCTTCTGGCATTGAAGCAACCATGGATTCCAGCTATGCTGTGGATTCTGTTTTCTCACTAATATCCTCTCCGGCTTGATCCTGACCTGCATGTTGTGTGTTGGAGGGGTTATGCCAGCTACTCGGCTGGCAGTGCAATATATTTTTGAGCATCAGCCTGGGCTCAGAGAGGATCTGTTGGACATCGGGAACTCCTTCATGCAGCCTGGAAGCAGGAGCTGCTTTTGGGTTGCAGAACTGAAAGGGTCTATTGTCGGGCCGGTGGGCATTTTGCCCTGTGTGGAGGAGCCAGGTGCTTGGGAACTAAAAAGGATCTCTGTGAAAAAGTAGTTTCGGGGTCATGGCCTTGTGAAAGCTCTTTGTAAAACTGCTTTGGAATTTGTTGCCAGACATAATGTGAAGAGAGTGGAGATGCTCATAAGCTGTATGACAGCATTGGGTTTGAAAAGGAGAAGGAGTTAGTTTGGCCATCACTCCTGGCCAGGCTGATCAATTTCATGGTGTTTAAATGTGTACACAGAAATGGTGGTGTCATGTCAtgctagaatttttatttttttaagttttgcatGATCTGTTAAGTTCCCAATGGAGGAAAAACATTTgccaaaaatgtttaattttatatcaaataaacaaAGGTTTCACAAAGACAAATTCAGATGATATAGTGTTTTTTGATAtcccattatttttttaaaatcttatttaacGATTAGGCACTAATCACATGTTTTGTCATAAGATTATATTTGTATGATTAATTATCTAACaaagttgctggtccccattggctttaatagtatggaaaaaataccATTATGCAAAGTCAGAGGGGACTAAAAATatctgaaaacatcacaataatcacacAATTTTTCATTTGACTTAGCATTGATGCAGTCGAGTCGTGTGTTtttttgtgatgcttttatcattttttttatcaatatgatTTAATACAGGTGAAAAAAATTGGGTTGACCTATTCGTTGAATTTAGATAATTAATTTAAGATCAAATAATCTACAGCTCTAGCTGTAATTACAATCATGTTACTGATAGGCTGCTCAGGTTTTTAGATTAGCTATTTAAATATGTCATATGTTTAGTCAAGCGACCTTTCACTGAGGTTGGGGTtcagacactatttttttttagacCACCCTTCTCCAGGTAAACACCCCTCCCGTCGTGTCCAGTGAGGCGCGCTccggcggtgtgtgtgtgtgtgcgtgtgtgtgtgtgtgtgtgtgtgtttgtgacgtCGCGCTCCTCAGGAAGTAACTGTCACATCCACATTGTCCGGGAAAACACACACCACTCGTCAAAAACATCACGGTAAGCTTAAATGCATGGTTTGAAATAAGAAGCATGAAAGAACCGTTCAATGGCCTCACATCCTGGATGTTTTTTCGGTGTATTTACTAATCATTGTTCAGGTGAGGGGTGTAGCTGCTGTAGTGGATGATCGATGGGAGGATGATGAGCTGCTGGCCAGGCGCTTCCCTTGAATTCACTGTTTTTACTATTCACTACTACAGCATTACCTAAATTACAGTGAAAACTCTATCGTtctgcaatatttatttatttgttgattcATGTGGGGGAGGGCTGGCAGGTGCATGCATCATCAGTTGATCATCACTGCacagaaaataatcaaatgtgcACAATCACACCGCTTTCATTCCTCTTGTATAcgagtttaattaattaatatagtttatatatagttAATATAGGATAGTTTAATTCATTAATGCTCAGAGGAGTCATTAAACAGACtatttaatatcttaatgattgacgccaatattttatatatgtttatacgtacacacacacacacacacacacacacacacattactgtaTATTGTTTATACGTGACATTTATAGAgacattgcacacacacacacacacacacacacacacacacacacacacacacacacacacagacacacacacatacaaaatcattggcgtatatatatatatatatggcttacAACTGTTTTACAATAAattgttattatagttattttatagttatgtataattataatgttataaaccCTAAATTTACTTTTCTACATAACTATGATAGAATTATAATAAAACTTGCAGTTTTATTATAAAAcagttgtaatatatatatatatatatatatatatatatatatatatatatatatatatatatacatatatatatatacatcaagtTTTATTATAAATGCAGTAAACCACCACGCATATTATAAAAGTACCATGTACAGCTAtgttaaaacattacatttatgttCTAGCAGACATTCTTATACATTCATGTAAAACATATTATGGAACGTCTCACTGATAATTAAGCTGAAGCAGTGTTTTTGAGTGCACACGCCATTGTGTCAGCTGATTTCCTCCCCCACTGAAGCATGTTCTCCTCCTCATATTGATGTTTTGTAAATTCTCTCTTACCCTATGTTGTATTTTCT encodes the following:
- the LOC132157213 gene encoding probable N-acetyltransferase CML1; translated protein: MAEVQIRLYQEEDHEEVKEVFTLGMSEHIPSSCMHVLKQPLAQMFLGCVFCALLTSSMSILLPVLAVTLLLAAGRQSVSYMFTKYIQTCLEQDLSHIKQTYLDPPNACFWVAESQGRVVGTVACLPAEKDQNFLELKRMSVKKTHRGQGIAKVLCRTVADFARERGFRGVLLHTSVVQTDAQKLYEHMGYQKISEFSAPDAIAKLTNFRLMEYQLILKQHCN
- the LOC132157591 gene encoding LOW QUALITY PROTEIN: probable N-acetyltransferase camello (The sequence of the model RefSeq protein was modified relative to this genomic sequence to represent the inferred CDS: inserted 5 bases in 3 codons; substituted 3 bases at 3 genomic stop codons), with product MLWYQIRESQDADYSAVRTIYFTGVRXHVXTVXLLALKQPWIPAMLWILFSXTNILSGLILTCMLCVGGVMPATRLAVQYIFEHQPGLREDLLDIGNSFMQPGSRSCFWVAELKGSIVGPVGILPCVEEPGAWELKRISVKKXFRGHGLVKALCKTALEFVARHNVKRVXDAHKLYDSIGFEKEKELVWPSLLARLINFMVFKCVHRNGGVMSC